Within the Arthrobacter sp. UKPF54-2 genome, the region CATTCCGAGCATTACAAGGGCTGGGCCCAGCTCGTGGTTGATGAGGACCGCAAAGTCCTGCTGGGCGCGACGTTCGCGGGTCCGGACGTCGCCGAGCTGCTGCACGCCGCGACGATCGCCGTCGTCGGCGAGGTCCCGCTGGACCGTCTCTGGCACGCCGTCCCGTCCTACCCGACCATCAGCGAGGTGTGGCTGCGGCTGCTCGAGGAGTACGGCCTCTAAGCGAGAAGTGTCCGTTCGCTCACATCTATTTGAACTGACCGGTCAGTTTAGTTAGCCTTGAAGCAGATCATTTCTGCGAAAGGCTTTCCTTGCTCAGCGTTCAACAGCTCCACGTGAAGGGCCGGCGCGACTACCTGCTCCCGCCGACCTCGCTGCAGGCCGCCCGGGGTGAACTGCTCCTCGTCAGCGGCAAGCGCCAGGACCAGCGGACCGCCCTGGCCCTGACGCTCAGCGGCCGGATGAAGCCCACGGCCGGCTCCATCGACTGGGACGGCGGAACGCGGATCAAGCGGCTGCGGCAGGACAGCGCCGTCGTCGACGCCCCCGGCGTGAACGAACCGGAGCCGCACCTGAGCGTCCGCGACCTCGTCACCGAGGACCTCGCCCTGATCCCCCGCCGCTACCGGGGCGCACTGCTGAGCACACCCTGGCTCAAGGTCAACCGCTTCGAGGACATTGCCGGGCGCTGGGCCGAGGAACTTCCCGCGGACCGGCGCCTTGAGCTGCTCACGGCCCTGGCCCTGGCCAACCCCCACACCGACCTGCTGGTGGCGGACTCCCCCGACCGCCACAGCGGCGACCCCGCCGACTGGCTGCCGCGGCTGGAGGAACTGGCGTACGACGCCGGGCGGCCGCTCGCCGTCGTCGCCGTCGTCGGCAGTGTCCCGCCGGACTGGACCGGTCCGATCACGGAGATCGGCAACGCCGCCCCGGCCCCCGAATCCGCAGATGCCCTGAACCCCGAAACCGAGGATGCCCGATGACCGTGCTGCGGCTGGCCCGTTCCGAACTCAAGCGCATGACCGGCGGACTGCTGCCGAAGCTGACCATCCTGGCGCTGACCCTGGTGCCGCTGCTCTACGGCGCGGTGTACCTGTACGCGAACTGGGATCCCTACGGCAAGCTGAACCAGATCGACGCGGCCCTGGTGGTCGAGGACAGCGGCGCCGGCACCGCCGACGGCTCGCGGTTGGAGGCCGGCCGGAAGGTCGCCGACAGCCTGGTGGAGGGCCATGTCTTCAACTGGCAGACCGTCTCCAGCGCGGAGGCGGCCGATGAGGGCGTGAGTAACGGCACCTATGCGTTCGCGCTGAAGATCCCCCGCGATTTCTCCGCCAACCTGGTCTCGCCGGGGAGTTTCGACGCCGCCAACCAGGCCATGCTGAACGTCACCACCAACGACGCCAACAACTACCTGCTCAGCACCATCGTGGACAAGCTCACCACCGCCGTCCACGCGAGCGTCGCCAAGGAGGTCGGTGAAGGCACCGCCAACCAGCTCCTCACCGGCTTCGGCACCATCCACACCCAGATGCTCAAGGCCTCCGACGGCGCCCGCGAGCTCGCCGGCGGGGTGTCCTCGCTCCACGACGGCACGGTGACCCTGCACCAGGGCACCACCTCACTCCGGAACGGCGCCGCCGAGCTGGCAGCCGGGCAGCACAAACTGCTCGACGGCGCCAACGCCCTCAACAGCGGCGCCGGGCAGCTCTCCTCCGGGCTGGGCCAGCTCAAGGACAAGACCGCCACCCTGCCGCAGGATTCGCGGCAACTGGCCGACGGCGCGGCCCAGGTGGCCGCCGGGAACGCTGCGCTCAACGCCAAGTTCCAGGGCCTGGCCGGGCAAATGGCCGCGGCGGATCAGGCCGCCGCCCAGGCCCAGCGCGCCAAGGTGGCGGAGTCGACCGCTCGCATGGTGGCCTCCGGCCTGATGCTCCAGCCCCAGGCCGACGCACTGATGGCCGACTACGACGCCCACAACACCCCGGCCCCGTCCGGCGCGGCCGCTGCGCTGAAGGGCGCCGCCGGGCAGATCCAGCAGCTCGCGGACGGCTCGGCAGCCGTCAGCGCGGGCGCCTCACGGCTGGCCGGAGCGACGCCGGCCCTCACCGACGCCGTCGGCAAGGCCTCCGCCGGCGCCGAGCAGCTCTCCAGCGGCTCCGCGGCCCTGGCCAACGGGGAGCAGAACGCGGCCGCCGGGGCAGACAAGCTCTCCGACGGCGCGGCGCAGCTCCACGACGGCGCGGCGCAGCTGGACAGCGGCTCCGCCAAGGCGGCCGACGGCGCCGGCACCCTCGCCGACGAGCTCGCCAAGGGCGCCGGCAAGGTCCCCAACCCCGGCGACGCGCAGAAAGACAGCCTCGCCAAGGTCATGGCGGACCCGGTGGCCGTCAGCAACGTGTCCCAGGCCAAGGCCGGATCCTACGGTGCCGGGCTGGCGCCGTTCTTCCTCACCCTTGCCCTGTGGATCGGCGTGTTTATGCTGATCCAGGCGATGCGCCCGGTCACCCAGCGAGCGCTGGCGTCCAACGCGCCCGCGTGGAAGATCGCCGTCGGGGGCTGGCTTCCGTTCCTGGCCGTCGCCGCCGCGCAGGCCAGCCTGCTGACCCTGGTGGTGGATGTCGGGCTGGGCCTCGATCCCGCCCACCCCGTGCTGATGTGGGTGCTGATGCTGGCGGCCGCCATGGCGTTCAGCGCGATCATCCAGGGTGTGGTGGCGCTGCTCGGCTCACCCGGCAAACTTGTGGTGCTGATCCTGCTGGTGCTGCAGCTGGTCTCTTCCGGGGGTACCTTCCCTTGGCAGACCACGCCGGAACCGCTGCACGTGGTGCACCAGCTCCTGCCGATGGGCTACGTGGTCAGCGGCATGCGGCACCTGATCTACGGGGCGGAGCTGGCCAGCATCCTGCCCACCATGCTCGGCCTGGTTGGCTACACTTTGCTGGGACTGGCGATGTCCGCCGTCGCCGTTCGGAAGCACAAGTTCTGGACCCTCAAGACCCTGAAGCCGGAGATCGCCCTATGAGCCCCAGCAGCGCGATGAGCCCCACCGGCGCGACCGGGGACTCCGACGCCGACGGCGCCAAGAAGCTCCGGCCCGGACGCACCAACGCCACGAAACAGAAATTGTTCGAGGCGTCGATGGAGCTGATCGGCGAGCGCGGCGCCGCAGGTGTGACGGTGGACGAGATCGCGGCGGCCGCCGGGGTCTCCAAAGGCACGGTGTATTACAACTTCGGCAGCAAATCGGATCTGATCGCGCAACTGCTGCGGCACGGGGTGGACATCCTGATGGCCCGGCTGCTGAGCGTCACGGACGAGTCGGCGGACCCGCTGGCCGCGATGGACGAGATGATCGGCCAGGCCATGGATTTTATGGCCGAATACCCTTCGTTCGCCCGGCTGTGGGTGAGCGAGAACTGGCGGACGCCCAGCGAGTGGCAGGACACCTTCGCGGAGCTCCGCGGCCGGCTCCTGGGCGTGATCGGCGCCGCGATCGAGGCCGTGGCCGCCAAGTACCCCGTGGACCCCGGGGTCTCGCGCGGCAGCCTGGAGACCGCGATCTTCGGGGCGTGCTTTGTGGTGGGGCTGGACCGCCAGACCTACAACCCGGAGCGCACCCGGGCGCAAAGTGTCGCCGCAATCATGGCGATCATGCGTGGCTACGTCGTGAAATAGTCCCGCTCAGGGATGATTGGTCACATGCGCCACATGGGTAAAAGCGGCAAAACTGCCATCGGAGCCTCGTTGGCCGCCCTGGCGCTGCTGGTGCTCGCCGGCGCCACCCTGAACGAAACCGTGGGACTGTGGTTCCTGGCCGCCTGCGCGGTGGCCTACGTGGCCTGTGTGGCCGAGGTCGTCATCCGCCGGCGGCACAAGACGCTGCTGGCAAGCGGGGTGGGCAGCATCCTCTTCATCGCCTTCGGAATCGCATTCCTGCGCCAGTGGGGCCTGGCGTTCAACCCCGACCCGGAGGCGCTGTCCTCCCAGGTGGATGCCGAACATCCGGATCTGTACTTCTACCTCTCGGTGTGCGCCGGCGCTGCGACACTGCTGCTGCTGCTCGCCGGAACGGTCCTGCCCGGCCGGGGCCCGGCGCGGCGCACCCGCTACCCGTCGCGTCGCCCGACGGCCGCGTCCCGACGCCCGGCGCCGCGCAGGCCAGCAGCCCGGCCGTCCGCCCCGCGCGCCTCGGCGCCACGCGCTTCCGCACCGCGGGCTTCGGCACCACGGTCCGCAACGCCCCGTCCTGGCGCGCCTCGTTCGGCGGCGCCGAAGCCTGCCGCGCCCCGCGCTTCCGCCCCCCGTGCTTCAGCACCCCGGACCTCCGCCGCCCGAACCCCTGCGGCGGCAGCCAAGCGCCCGTCGTCGTCGTCCAAACCGGCGGCGAAGCTGCCGCCGAAGCCACCGGCCAAGCCCTCCACCCGGCGCTGACGGGCCGTCCGCGGCCCAGACGCCCGGAGCACCGCGATTGCCACCCCGGCGAGGAGCAGCAGCCCGCCCGCCACTTCCGCCGGCGAGGGCACCTCGGACAGCACCAGCCACGCGGTGGTCATCCCCACCACCGGGACCAGCAACGTGAACGGCACGACGGCGGAGGACGGGTACAGCCCCAGCAGCCGGTTCCAAATGCCGTAGCCCACGAGGGAGCCGAAAGCTGCGGTATAGACGGCACTGAGGATCGACACCGGCTGCAGGTCCAGCAGCGCCCCCGACAGTACGGCGGGACCGTCCACCAGCAGCGAAAGTCCGGCCAGTGGCAGGGGCACCACGGCACCGGACCACACCACCAGCCCCAGCCCCGACGCGGCCTTCGCCTTGCGCGCCACGACGTTGCCCGCGGCCCAGGACAGCGCCGCGGCGAGCACAATCAGCAGGGGCAGCAGCGGGGCCACGAGGCTACGGCCCACCGCCACCACAGACAGTCCGGCAATCCCAAGCACGACGCCGGCCACCTGCCGGCGGGTGGGCCGTTCGCCAAGGATCCCGGCCGCCAGCAGGACCGTCAGCAGCACCTGCGCCTGCAGCACGAGCGACGCCAGCCCGGCGGGCATGCCGAGCGCCATGGCCAGGTAGAGCAGCCCGAACTGGCCCGCGCTCATCAGCAGGCCGACGCCGATGATGGCCTTCCAGCTCACGTCCGGTTTGCGGATAAAGAAAATGCAGGGAAACACCACCAGGGTGAAGCGCATGGCGACGAACAGGAGCGGCGGCATCTGCGCTCCGCCCCCGGGGTTCAGGCCAAGGTCGATGGCGACGAAGTTGATGCCCCACAGGATCGCCACCAGCAGGGCAAGCGCGGAATGGCGGGGGGTCATCGTGCGAGCGGCCCCCGCCGTTCCGGCGCGTCAGAGATTGCGCGGCCGTTCGCCGTGGGGGCCCTCGGTGTCATGCCGTTCCGCAGCCGTGTCCTCGCGGATGCCGGCGCCTCCCGCTTCCGCCGGCCGCTCGCGGCTGCCCCGGTCCCGGCGCAGTTCCTCCTGGGGCGCGGCGTCCGCGTGGCGGGCGTCGCCGCGCTCGGTCACCACGACGTCGGGATCAACCTCGTCGGCCCGGCGGAGCTGCTCCTCGGCGCCGGCGCGAACGGTTTCGGCTTCCTGCTGCGTCCCGCGCGCCTGCATGCGGAGGCGTTCGGCTTCGACTTCGGCTGCCTTCGCGTCGGCTTCCGCCCGGGCCGCCTTCGCCTCGTGCTCGCGCGCGGCCAGCTGGTCGGCTTCCGCTTTTTCGCGCATTTCCGCGGCCCGGTTCCGGTCCGCGTCAGTCTTGCGCTTGCGGCTGAAGTACATTGCCCCTGCGACGATCGCGAGTACCACCACGACGCCGACGATGATCCCTACGAGCTGTCCTGAATCCACGCTGATCCACCTTTTCCCTCGGTCGCTAAGACAACACCGGCAGTAAAAGCAATAACAGCATCAGTAAACAACACAATCAGCACGCAGGCCATCAATCCGGAAGCCCGCCGGCCTGCTACTTCGCCCGCGGCACCTTGAAGTGCGTCAGCCGGGCGTCCTGGCCGTCGAGTTCGGCCCACGGCTTCTCCGTCTCGAACACGGTCAGGCCGCTGGTGGGATAGCGGGTGGCCGCATCCATGTAGGCGTCATGGTTGGAGTCCCGGGAAGCGAGGTGCATGGCCAGGTCCTGCACGCCGGGCATGTGGGAGATCACCATCAGCGTTGTGACCGTGTCCGGAACGTGGTTGATGACCGCGAGCATGCGCTGGGCGGAGGCCCCGTAAAGGCCGTCCTCGAGTTTCGGCGTCGGGGCCTTGTCCCCCAGTTCACTGCACACCCAGGTGCAGGTCTGCCTGGTCCGCAGGGCGCTCGAGCACAGGATGAAGTCGGGAACCACACCGTGCTTGAGGAGCCATTTGCCGGCCAGCGGCGCCTCGCGGTGGCCGCGCTCTTCCAGCGGCCGTTCATGATCGGCCACGCCGCCGGGCCAGTCGGCCTTGGCGTGCCGCATGAGCACCAGCCGTTTGATGTGATGCGCGCTCATGGCTCAATCCTAGTGCGGCCAGGATCCGCCACGGGCGCGCATCACCTCAGTTCCCTCAGTCGTCCAGGACGAAGGTCACCTCAAGCACCACATGCCAGGCCACGACGGCGCCGTCGCTGATTTCGACCTTCTGCTCCTTCACCCACGCCCCCGTGACATTGCGCAGGGTCTTGTTGGCCCGGTCGACGCCCTCCTTAATGGCGGCATCAAACGAGGTCTTCGAATTGGAGCTCAGGGTAGTAATACGTGCAACAGACATGTTCCCTCCCAATAGTCGGATCGACGGGACCGAGACTACGCCCGAAGCCCCCAGACACAACAGGGCCAACAGCGGCGGACGCACGTACCTAGAGCGGGCACTGCAGCGCAGCGGCACATCCCGAAAGCGCCGTTGTTGCGTGAGCGCCGCCGTCGGATCCCTGACCGAGCCCTGCGAGGTTAGGGGACGGCGGCGCGAGCGCAGGCGCCGAGGGATCGTGCCGCGAAAGCGAAAGCGCCCGCCCCCATCAAGGGACGGGCGCTTCGCGAAAGCCAAGCTAGATGGAGTACTCCGGCGCGGCCCAGACAACAACCTCGGGGTGCTCGTAGAACCGGTACCCCTGCCCGCGCACAGTCCGCACGGTGTTGGCGAGACGGCCGAGCTTGGAGCGCAGGCGCCGGATGTGCACGTCGATGGTCCGCTCGTTGGGGACCTCTTCGGCATTGCGCCACAGGCCCTCCAGCAGCTCATCGCGGCCCACGGTGCGGGTGCCGTTCTCCACGAGGTAGTTGAGGAGCTCGAACTCCTTGAACGTCAGGTTCAGCGATTCGCCGTCGAGCGCCACTTCACGGCGGGCGAGGTCAATCAGCACGCCCGAGGGGCGCGGATCCTGCGGCTGCTGCAGCCGGGCGTTCTCGGCGCGCTGGCGGGCGCCGGCGGTCGGGTCGCCAAAGGTGGAGCGGACGACGTCGAGCGCTGACCCCGGGGCGGACGCGGGGGCGACGGCGACGGCGGCGTAGCTTTCGGCACCGGCGACGAGCGACTGGGCGTAGGCGCGGATTTCCTGGGCCAGCTTGGCAATGGAGGTCCCGGCAGCCGCCGCGGTTTCCTCATCGATGCCCATGTAGAGCACAAAGCCGCGGGCCACGTTGTCGTTGGGCACGGGGCGGACCGGGCTGCCGTTGCCGGGGGCGATCACCGGAGTCGGCGCGGTGGCCGGGGACGGCTCGGCGGCGGGGACGGCACGCAGCTGGCCGTACGAGTTGGGGTTGTAGCCCTGGGCGGCGTAACCGGGGGCGGGGAAGCTGTTGCCTGCTCCCGCGGGGCCGTAGCTCGGGCGGCCGCCGAAGCCCTGGCGGAGGCCGGATGCCTGGCCGGCCTTGTTGGCGTTACGGACGGAGATGTGGACGTATCCGGATGCAACTGACATGGAATGCTTACCTCAATGTGAATGGCCGTCATCGCGGCTCGAATGCTTAGTTCCCCGCAATGAGAACTGGGGAGGGGCGCCCGACGCTGGGCTGGGGGCGAATGCCTAGAAACGTTCTGGGGTGGAGAAGTTAGGCGTGCATTCGACAACAGCGCATCTCGGTACCAGCTGGTGCGCTGATCCAGGAAGCTGCGGCTGCAGGTGCTGTTGAGTTCTTGTTCACATTTGAAGTGTGCAACGTAACAATGAGAACTAGCAAGTAACAATGGACCCCAAAGTCCGCATTGTGAGACAAAAAGGGCGATTGTAGCGCAAGTCACAATTCTGGCGTGTCAAGGAAGTGTGCTTTGTTTTTGCCGAACGAACGGTCGGGATTCGGCTTTGGGCGAAGATTCTTCGTTGCCACTCGTCGTCGGGCGGAAAATGTTCACCGTAAGGCGCGGCAGCCAAATCAGGCATCCGGGGCGCCCGCGCCTTTCCCGTCCGCGGGCCGGACAGGGGTCAAATCCAGCGGCCGGGACGGTCCAGCTCGCTAAGCTGTGATTCACAGCTCGCGCACAGGATCCCCAAAGCCATCCCCTACTGCCGGATTGGAGAGTTGTCGCATGGCCACCTCGCACTCTATGACCAACAACCTGCCCCACCTCACGCACCCGGACGGCTCACCCATCCGCGCCCTCGTGGTGGATGACGAACCCAGCCTCTCGGAGCTCATGAGCATGGGGCTGAGGATGGCCGGCTGGTCCGTGGCGGTGGCGGCGGACGGCCCCGCAGCGGTGAAACTCGCCAAGGATTTCCGCCCGGACGTGCTGGTTCTGGACGTTATGCTCCCCGGCTTCGACGGCGTCGAGCTGCTGGGCCGGATCCGGGCCTTCGCGCCGGAGGTTCCCGCGTTGTTCCTGACCGCCAAGGACGCGGTCCAGGACCGCATCACCGGCCTGGCGGCGGGCGGCGATGACTATGTGACCAAGCCGTTCAGTATGGAAGAGGTCCTGCTGCGGCTGCACCGGCTGGTCCAGCGCTCAGGCGTCGCGGCGATGGACACTGCCGAGCTCGTGGTCGGGGACCTCGTCCTGAACGTGGACACCCGGGAAGTGACCCGCGCCGGGGAGGAACTGCATCTGACCGCCACCCAGTTCGAGCTGCTGCGCTACCTGATGGAGAACCCCAAGCGTGTGGTCAGCAAGGCGCAGATCCTGGACCGCGTCTGGGACTACGATTTCGGCGGCCAGGCCAACATCGTGGAGCTCTACATCTCCTACCTCCGCAAGAAGGTCGACGCGGTCCACCCGCCGATGATCCATACCGTGCGCGGGGCCGGGTACGTCCTGAAACCGGCGGACTAGCCCGTGGCAGCTCCCGCCAGAGACCCTGCCGCCGGCCGGGACTGGCGCAGCCCTTCCACCTGGCACCTGCGCACCCGCCTGGTCCTGCTTGCCATGGCCCTCCTCGTCGCCATCTGTGGCGCCGTCGGGCTGGTCAGTTACGCCTCGATGAACCTGTTCCTGACCAAACAACTGGACTCCCAATTGGACCAGGCCTCCGAGCGGGCGCGCGAGTTCGGCCGGCCCGGCCCCGGCAGCGGCGACGGGCGCCGGGACCCGCTGGAAGCGCGCGGCCAGGCCGTGGGCACCCTCAATGCCCGGATCCTCGGTGACGCCGTCACCAGCGCCGGCTTCCTCGCCGACGACGCCACCCGGAAAGCGCTCTCCGCCGACGACGCCGGCGTTCTGCTGGCGCTCACCCCCGGCGCGCCGCCCGTTGACCGGACCCTCTCCAGCGGCGCGTACCGGCTGGTCGCGGCACAGACCCCGTACGGCGATGTGATCGTCACCGGCCTGCCCCTGAAGGACAAGCAAAACACCTTGGCTTCACTGGTCTGGACCATGGTGCTGGTCTCCTCCGGCGGCCTGGTGGTGATCGGGCTGGCCGGAACGGCGCTGATCCGGCGCACCATGAAACCGCTGGAGCACCTGTCCGAGGTGGCCACCAAGGTCTCCCGCCTCCCGCTCGACGCCGGCGAAGTTGCCCTGGCGGTGCGGGTGCCGCCGTCCGCCGCCAATCCCAGCACGGAGGTGGGCAGCGTGGGCTATGCCCTGAACCAGATGCTGGACAACGTCTCCAGCGCGCTGGAGTCGCGGCAACAAAGCGAGATGAAGGTCCGCCAGTTCGTTGCCGATGCCTCGCACGAGCTGCGGACCCCACTGACGGCCATCCGCGGCTACACGGAGCTGATGCGCATGACCGAGCACTTCACCCCGGACGGCCAGAAGTCCCTCGCCCGCGTGCAGAGCCAGTCGGAACGCATGACGGCCCTCGTGGAGGACCTGCTCCTGCTGGCCCGCCTCGACGAGGGCCAGCCGCTGAAGTTCAGCGAGGTGGATCTCTCGCAGCTCGCGATCGAGACGGTCAGCGACGAGAAGGTCATGGCCCCGGACCGCATCTGGCAGCTGGAGCTCGCCGAGGAGCCCGTGGTGGTCCGGGGGGACGCCGCCCAGCTGCACCAGGTGCTGGCGAACCTGCTCTCCAACGCGCGCAAGCACACGGAGCCCGGCACCACCGTGACGACGGCGGTGACGTCCGCCGACGACGGCACTGCCGTCCTCACCGTGACGGACAACGGCACCGGCATTGCCCCCGACTTCGTGGACCGGGTGTTCCGCCGGTTTACCCGGGCCGACGTCTCCCGCCGGAACCCCGTCACGGCCGCGGCGCCAGCCGTCGCAGTTCCGGCGCCGGAAACGGCCGCGGCGCGGGCGCGCACCGGGGCCATCGCCCCCTCCACCTCCCCCGTTCCGGCCGCGACGGCGGAGGGCACCAGCGGGTTGGGGCTCTCCATTGTGCAGGCCATCGTCGAAGCCCATGGCGGCACCGTCTACGTCACGTCCCGGCCCGGCCGCACGCAGTTCACCGTCCGCCTTCCGGCGGCGTCCCCCGCAGCCTAGTGGGGCAAGTCGCCACGCCGCCAGCCCGGCCTGCCGTTACCTAAATGTGACTTCCAAGGGAAAGTTCGGTACCGTTTTAGAGTGCGGCCATCGATCTGGCCGCGTATCCGGATTGACGCCAAACTCTGCCGCTTCCCGGATTCCGATGGATTAGGCAGAGGCGGGGGACCCAGAGTTCCCGGGCATTCTGCATCCATGCACCCTTGGGGTTAAGCCGCCACGTTGAGATTCCGTGCGGCCGGATTTTTGCATCCGAACCCGACAGCTAACTCCGTAGGCGTTGAGAGGCAAACATGACTGAATTCAAGGTACCCATGCGCCCAGAAGGCGCTAAACAGGCAGCTGAAGCCGACGTCGCGCGCCACCGCGCCGAGCCGGCCAAGCGCACGGCCCTGTCCCGGCTCGGCGCAGGTTCCAAGGGCAAGCGCGCCGCCGTCGTGGCGACCGCCCTCGCGGTCCTGCTGGGCGCGGGCGCCGCGGGCCAGGCTTCCAACACCGCCGCCCACACGGAGGCCGCGTCCAAGGACTCCTCGCTGCAGAAGCTGGAGTTCGAACAGGTCGGCAGCAACGCCCCGGCCTCCCCCTCCACCGGCACTGTGGAGGCCAAGGCTTCCGACGTTACGCCGGCCGAGGCCCCGGCCCCGCCCGCGCCGGCGGCTCCGCCCGCGCCGGCGGCTCCTGCTCCGGCGGCTCCTGCGCCGGCCGCGGCTGCCCCGGCGCAGCCGGTCGCCGTCGACGATCCCGCGGGTGCGCAGGCCTACGCCGCCTCGCAGCTGCCCGCCCATGGCTGGGCCGCCAGCGAGATGCAGTGCCTGCAGAAACTGTGGACCAAGGAGTCCGACTGGAAGACCACTGCCACGAACGCGAGCAGCGGAGCCTATGGCGTGGTCCAGGCCCTGCCCGCCGAGAAAATGGCAAGCGCCGGCGCTGACTACCGCACCAACTACCGGACCCAGATCAACTGGGGACTGAAGTACGTGCAGGACCGCTACGGCTCACCCTGCGGCGCTCTGAACTTCCACTACGCGCACAACTGGTACTAAACCGCCGCCACGCAGGCCCCGGCCCCGGCGGAAAGGCCAGGCCCCGGATCCATTGGATCCGGGGCCTTGCGTGCGTCTGTCCCCGCGCCGGCCGGGCCTGCCGGCCGGGCCCGCCGGCCGGGCCTGCGCGTGCCGGCTAGCCGTTGGGACGGTTGGGGATGTATTGCACGGCCCATTTATTGCCGTCCGGGTCGGCGAAGTAGACGAAGTGGCCCCAGTCCTGGACGTCAATGTCGCTGACGTCCACGCCGTTGTCCTTCAGCTGCCGGTGCGCGGCTTGGATGTCGCTGACCACCAGCTGGAGGCTGGGGGCGGTGCCGGGGGCGGCGTCGTTGAGGCCCTCGCCGATCGCAATGGAGCACCCGGACCCGGGCGGTGTCAGCTGGACGAAGCGGATGCCTTCGGCGGGCCGCTCGTCGTAGTCGGCGTTGAAGCCCACCTTGTTGACGTAAAAATCCTTGGCCCGGTCCACGTCGGATACCGGGACAAATACGAGTTCAAGTTTCCAGTCCATGGGCACACGGTAGTCCCGAGCGCTGCCCGCCGGAACCCTTGACCGGCTGCGGAACTAGCCCGCGATGCCGTACAGGCGGTCGCCGGCGTCGCCCAGGCCGGGGACAATGTAGGACTTCTCGTTGAGCTTTTCGTCGATCGAGGCCAGCACGATCGTCACGTTGGCGTCCGAGAGTTCCTCTTCGAGCTTGGCCAGGCCCTCCGGGGCGGCCAGCAGGCAGATGCAGGTGACGTCCGAGGCGCCGCGTTTGAACAGGAACTTGATGGCTTCACGCAGGGTGCCGCCGGTGGCCAGCATGGGGTCCAGGACGAAGATCTGGCGGTCCGTCAGGTCCTCGGGCAGGCGCTCGGCGTAGGTGATGATGTCCAGGGTTTCTTCGTCGCGGGCCATGCCCAGGAAGCCGACCTCGGCCGTGGGGACCAGTTTGGTCATGCCCTCGAGCATGCCCAGCCCGGCGCGCAGGATCGGGACCACCAGCGGGGTGGGCTTGGTGAACGCCGTGCCGACCGTGGTGCTGACCGGCGTCTCGATGGTCACGGGTTCGGTGCGGACGTCGCGGGTTGCCTCATAGGCCAGGAGCGTGACGAGCTCCTCGGTGAGCTGGCGGAAGACCGGGGACGGGGTGTTCTTGTCCCGCAGAACGGTGAGCTTATGGGCGACCAGCGGGTGGTCCACAACGAGAGTGCGCATGGGTCAAAACTATCACCCGGACGTCGAGGACCGTCCCGCGGGGCCGGGGGTCTCGGAGTCGCCCGTTCCGCCGCTGCGGCTGCTTCCGGGGGCCCGGTCGCGCAGGTGGGCTTCGTTGTCGAACGTCGGTGCGGGGCCGGTGTGTTCACGGTGTCGGAGCACGTGGAAGAGCCGGTGGGCCAGGATGACGATCCCCACCCAGCCCAGCCCGAGCACCCAGCCGATGATCACGTCGGTCATCCAGTGGTGGCCCAGGTAGACCCGGCTCATGCCCATGGCGAAGATAAAGATCACACCGGCCGTGATGAAGCCGACCCGGGCAAGGGTGCGTTTGACCTGCAGGCAGGCGAGGTAGACCACCAGCCCGATCACCACCGTGGTGTTCAGGGTGTGGCCGCTGGGGAACGACGGCGAGGTCTCGTACGGCGGCACCGCGTCCGCGTGGTCCGGGCGCGTCCGGCCGATCAGCTTTTTGCCCAGCGAGGTGGCGGTGACGGACACGGCGGCGGCGCCGCCGATCAGGATGAGCGGGCGCCAGGTCCGGGAGACCCAGATCAGCCATGCCGTCAGGATGCTGGCCAGGATCGGCATGCCGATGCCGCCGCCGATGTTGGTGAACCCGGTGACAAAGGAGTCAAGCCCGGGGCTGCGCAGCTGTTCCATGGCCGCCAGCATCGGCTTGTCCAGGTTGGCCACGCCGGCGTCATCCACCACGTTGTCGTAGACCTCATAGCTGGTCAGGGCCAGGGCGACGATGACCACGCCGCCGATCAGCATCG harbors:
- a CDS encoding ABC transporter ATP-binding protein is translated as MLSVQQLHVKGRRDYLLPPTSLQAARGELLLVSGKRQDQRTALALTLSGRMKPTAGSIDWDGGTRIKRLRQDSAVVDAPGVNEPEPHLSVRDLVTEDLALIPRRYRGALLSTPWLKVNRFEDIAGRWAEELPADRRLELLTALALANPHTDLLVADSPDRHSGDPADWLPRLEELAYDAGRPLAVVAVVGSVPPDWTGPITEIGNAAPAPESADALNPETEDAR
- a CDS encoding YhgE/Pip domain-containing protein, whose product is MTVLRLARSELKRMTGGLLPKLTILALTLVPLLYGAVYLYANWDPYGKLNQIDAALVVEDSGAGTADGSRLEAGRKVADSLVEGHVFNWQTVSSAEAADEGVSNGTYAFALKIPRDFSANLVSPGSFDAANQAMLNVTTNDANNYLLSTIVDKLTTAVHASVAKEVGEGTANQLLTGFGTIHTQMLKASDGARELAGGVSSLHDGTVTLHQGTTSLRNGAAELAAGQHKLLDGANALNSGAGQLSSGLGQLKDKTATLPQDSRQLADGAAQVAAGNAALNAKFQGLAGQMAAADQAAAQAQRAKVAESTARMVASGLMLQPQADALMADYDAHNTPAPSGAAAALKGAAGQIQQLADGSAAVSAGASRLAGATPALTDAVGKASAGAEQLSSGSAALANGEQNAAAGADKLSDGAAQLHDGAAQLDSGSAKAADGAGTLADELAKGAGKVPNPGDAQKDSLAKVMADPVAVSNVSQAKAGSYGAGLAPFFLTLALWIGVFMLIQAMRPVTQRALASNAPAWKIAVGGWLPFLAVAAAQASLLTLVVDVGLGLDPAHPVLMWVLMLAAAMAFSAIIQGVVALLGSPGKLVVLILLVLQLVSSGGTFPWQTTPEPLHVVHQLLPMGYVVSGMRHLIYGAELASILPTMLGLVGYTLLGLAMSAVAVRKHKFWTLKTLKPEIAL
- a CDS encoding TetR/AcrR family transcriptional regulator, with product MSPSSAMSPTGATGDSDADGAKKLRPGRTNATKQKLFEASMELIGERGAAGVTVDEIAAAAGVSKGTVYYNFGSKSDLIAQLLRHGVDILMARLLSVTDESADPLAAMDEMIGQAMDFMAEYPSFARLWVSENWRTPSEWQDTFAELRGRLLGVIGAAIEAVAAKYPVDPGVSRGSLETAIFGACFVVGLDRQTYNPERTRAQSVAAIMAIMRGYVVK
- a CDS encoding histidine phosphatase family protein, which translates into the protein MSAHHIKRLVLMRHAKADWPGGVADHERPLEERGHREAPLAGKWLLKHGVVPDFILCSSALRTRQTCTWVCSELGDKAPTPKLEDGLYGASAQRMLAVINHVPDTVTTLMVISHMPGVQDLAMHLASRDSNHDAYMDAATRYPTSGLTVFETEKPWAELDGQDARLTHFKVPRAK
- a CDS encoding dodecin family protein translates to MSVARITTLSSNSKTSFDAAIKEGVDRANKTLRNVTGAWVKEQKVEISDGAVVAWHVVLEVTFVLDD
- a CDS encoding winged helix-turn-helix domain-containing protein, coding for MSVASGYVHISVRNANKAGQASGLRQGFGGRPSYGPAGAGNSFPAPGYAAQGYNPNSYGQLRAVPAAEPSPATAPTPVIAPGNGSPVRPVPNDNVARGFVLYMGIDEETAAAAGTSIAKLAQEIRAYAQSLVAGAESYAAVAVAPASAPGSALDVVRSTFGDPTAGARQRAENARLQQPQDPRPSGVLIDLARREVALDGESLNLTFKEFELLNYLVENGTRTVGRDELLEGLWRNAEEVPNERTIDVHIRRLRSKLGRLANTVRTVRGQGYRFYEHPEVVVWAAPEYSI